One Thermanaerothrix sp. DNA segment encodes these proteins:
- a CDS encoding adenosine-specific kinase yields MSAVNLSVVPVKIPEGCNVILGQSHFIKTVEDLYEALATSSPSLEFGIAFCEASGDCLVRRDGNREDLVEAAVSNALAIGAGHLFVIVLRNGYPINVLDRIKSIQEVCSIYAATANPLQVVVAATEQGRGILGVVDGFSPKGVETEEHVRARKSLLRDIIGYKR; encoded by the coding sequence ATGTCAGCAGTCAACCTTTCAGTGGTGCCGGTGAAGATACCGGAGGGGTGTAACGTTATCCTTGGACAGAGTCACTTCATAAAGACCGTGGAGGACCTTTACGAGGCCCTGGCCACCTCTTCCCCTTCCCTGGAGTTCGGCATAGCCTTTTGTGAGGCCTCCGGGGACTGCCTGGTCAGAAGGGACGGCAACCGGGAGGATCTTGTGGAGGCTGCGGTATCAAACGCCCTTGCCATAGGGGCGGGACACCTGTTCGTCATCGTATTGAGGAATGGTTATCCCATCAACGTGCTGGATCGCATAAAGTCCATTCAAGAGGTCTGCTCCATCTACGCCGCCACCGCCAACCCCCTTCAGGTGGTTGTGGCGGCCACCGAGCAGGGGAGGGGCATCCTGGGTGTGGTGGACGGTTTCTCCCCCAAGGGGGTTGAGACGGAGGAACACGTGAGGGCCAGGAAGTCCCTGCTCAGGGACATAATAGGCTATAAGCGCTGA
- a CDS encoding sodium:solute symporter family protein — translation MLFFFGVALVLLSFALLGIMPKGGVKGAEDFTVAGRKSSPLSVVGVLLGALVGGASTIGTAQMAYMWGLSAIWFTLGAGIGCLLLALTMAGPLRRGRKETIIQIIREAFGPKVAATVLISSLAGTFLSVVAQFLSGAALIETVAKVKTPVALGLMAVMVFAFIASGGLKSYGVLGKAKLLMLYILMGLCAFKAMSIGETPLKIASTLPFQPYLNPFGRGFLKDLGACAALIVGVFSTQIYLQSIFAAKDEATAKKGAFLSALLMPPLGLMGIWVGLSLRSAGVDIEPSHALPWFVVHHFNPMVGGMLWASLFITTVGCAAGLSLGMATNLARDFVSPAIEGFMASKGINARGTEMLVLRTSVAAVVLSALLVALNGKDGTILNWGYMSMGLRGSGTFFPMIGAVLFPGRIGPRWALGASVAGLVGTMGWEALGYGGEPLYVGLALSMAIFMAGLKLSEGQRL, via the coding sequence ATGCTTTTCTTTTTCGGAGTCGCGCTGGTGCTGCTTTCGTTCGCCCTGCTTGGGATCATGCCCAAGGGAGGCGTCAAAGGGGCGGAGGATTTCACCGTGGCGGGCCGCAAGTCATCCCCCTTGTCGGTGGTTGGGGTTCTGCTTGGGGCCTTGGTCGGAGGGGCCTCCACCATAGGAACCGCCCAGATGGCCTACATGTGGGGGCTATCGGCCATCTGGTTCACCCTGGGGGCTGGGATAGGATGTCTTTTGCTGGCCCTTACCATGGCAGGTCCCTTGAGGCGGGGCAGGAAGGAGACCATAATCCAGATAATACGGGAGGCCTTCGGGCCTAAGGTGGCGGCCACGGTGCTCATATCTTCCCTGGCGGGGACGTTCCTGTCAGTGGTGGCCCAGTTTTTGTCCGGCGCGGCCCTCATAGAAACGGTGGCAAAGGTGAAGACCCCCGTGGCGCTTGGGTTGATGGCGGTCATGGTTTTCGCCTTCATAGCCTCGGGGGGGCTTAAAAGCTACGGAGTCTTGGGAAAGGCAAAGCTCCTCATGCTCTACATATTGATGGGCCTTTGCGCCTTCAAGGCCATGAGCATCGGGGAGACGCCGCTGAAGATCGCCTCTACCCTCCCGTTCCAGCCCTACCTCAACCCCTTTGGCAGGGGGTTCCTTAAGGACCTGGGGGCATGCGCGGCGCTCATCGTGGGGGTCTTCTCAACCCAGATATACCTGCAATCCATATTCGCCGCCAAGGATGAGGCCACCGCCAAGAAGGGAGCCTTCCTCTCGGCGCTACTGATGCCGCCGTTGGGACTTATGGGGATATGGGTCGGGTTGTCCCTTCGGAGCGCCGGGGTGGACATAGAGCCCTCCCATGCGCTTCCGTGGTTCGTGGTGCATCACTTCAACCCCATGGTGGGAGGGATGCTATGGGCATCGCTGTTTATAACCACCGTGGGCTGTGCGGCGGGGCTTTCGTTGGGTATGGCCACAAACCTGGCAAGGGATTTCGTATCCCCCGCCATCGAAGGCTTCATGGCCTCCAAGGGCATAAACGCCAGGGGTACAGAGATGTTGGTGTTGAGGACATCGGTGGCGGCGGTGGTCCTGTCGGCCCTCTTGGTGGCCCTCAACGGCAAAGACGGCACCATCCTCAACTGGGGATACATGAGCATGGGGCTTAGGGGGTCTGGGACCTTCTTCCCAATGATAGGGGCGGTCCTCTTCCCCGGAAGGATCGGTCCCAGGTGGGCTCTTGGGGCCTCCGTGGCGGGGCTTGTGGGCACCATGGGATGGGAAGCTCTAGGATACGGGGGCGAGCCCCTTTACGTGGGACTCGCCCTGTCCATGGCGATCTTTATGGCGGGGTTAAAGCTGTCAGAAGGTCAGCGCTTATAG
- a CDS encoding ABC transporter substrate-binding protein yields the protein MAASTSSCLGEDRASQGEELSSLKEGWGWPVVVIPPEGGWGSPEGQSVKWALRTAEMEISKVHDGVHGRDVVFLYPDISGPEDALRRLKTWRAMKAGVIVCFDRGPVMEALVKACRDAGPSVVLSDGEDLSLRGPSGKPSPYLFALGLFRNYRANVLSQLMARRSLRGAVISDRYDPAMAQGAQVTLALLSKRQPDVRLFWLMGSGDAGYRYRLAEASAEGAKVVVSWLGSMGSLSLWKTAYTYRMPLEIWHGAYPDQKLLKEAQGLLYVDADHLLNLREKELQGIRWNIIRTVKRDVSNLVSAAKAYALGVWVIKAYDAAGSADPAKLAAFLRSARDIPLAGEMLNISPITHRPMKRSVGVIRVKDKSPVLEEVVQVSSGSVLEK from the coding sequence TTGGCAGCATCGACCTCCTCGTGCCTAGGCGAGGACAGGGCGTCCCAGGGGGAAGAACTGTCATCCCTTAAGGAGGGCTGGGGGTGGCCCGTGGTGGTTATCCCCCCCGAAGGAGGGTGGGGGTCCCCGGAGGGGCAGTCGGTTAAATGGGCCTTAAGGACTGCGGAGATGGAGATCTCCAAGGTCCATGATGGAGTTCACGGCAGGGACGTGGTCTTCCTGTACCCGGACATATCTGGCCCGGAGGATGCGTTAAGACGCCTTAAGACCTGGCGGGCAATGAAGGCGGGGGTCATAGTATGCTTCGATCGAGGACCTGTCATGGAGGCTTTGGTCAAGGCATGCAGGGATGCAGGCCCTTCGGTTGTCCTGTCGGACGGCGAGGACCTCTCCCTCCGGGGGCCTTCCGGCAAGCCAAGTCCCTATCTTTTCGCCCTGGGGCTCTTCCGTAACTACAGGGCCAACGTGTTGTCCCAGCTGATGGCCAGGCGTTCCTTAAGGGGGGCTGTGATATCGGATAGGTACGACCCCGCCATGGCTCAGGGAGCCCAGGTCACCCTTGCGCTGTTGTCGAAACGTCAGCCCGATGTAAGGCTCTTCTGGCTCATGGGATCTGGGGACGCGGGATACAGGTACCGCCTGGCGGAGGCCTCCGCTGAGGGGGCAAAGGTGGTGGTAAGCTGGCTTGGCTCCATGGGCTCCCTTTCCCTTTGGAAGACCGCATATACATACCGCATGCCCTTGGAGATCTGGCACGGCGCATATCCAGACCAGAAGCTCCTCAAAGAAGCTCAAGGGCTATTGTACGTGGACGCGGATCATCTGCTGAATCTTAGGGAAAAGGAGCTGCAGGGGATACGGTGGAACATAATAAGGACCGTAAAAAGGGACGTGTCCAATCTGGTCAGCGCCGCCAAGGCCTACGCCCTGGGGGTTTGGGTCATAAAGGCCTACGATGCCGCGGGTTCCGCTGATCCCGCCAAGCTGGCGGCCTTTCTAAGATCCGCCAGGGATATCCCCCTTGCGGGGGAGATGCTTAACATAAGCCCCATTACCCACAGGCCTATGAAGAGGTCCGTGGGGGTCATACGAGTTAAGGATAAGTCCCCCGTTTTGGAGGAGGTGGTTCAGGTAAGCTCTGGCTCCGTTTTGGAGAAGTGA
- a CDS encoding DRTGG domain-containing protein translates to MNLREIVEAIDGRVLCCEDKLDDEVRSAYASDLMSDVLAFCTPGSMLITGLTNIQIVRTAQMLDLSSILFVRGKAPQEDTVKLAQGSGIPIILCGHSMYKVCGELYKMGVPACHLPSEGE, encoded by the coding sequence ATGAATCTTAGGGAGATAGTGGAAGCCATCGACGGTAGGGTGCTCTGCTGTGAGGATAAACTGGACGATGAGGTTCGCTCCGCCTACGCTTCGGATCTCATGAGCGACGTCCTTGCGTTCTGCACCCCTGGATCCATGCTGATAACCGGGTTGACCAACATCCAGATAGTAAGGACCGCCCAGATGCTGGATCTGTCGTCCATCCTTTTCGTAAGGGGAAAGGCCCCCCAGGAGGACACGGTTAAGTTGGCTCAGGGGAGCGGGATACCCATAATACTTTGCGGGCACAGCATGTACAAGGTGTGTGGAGAGCTGTACAAGATGGGGGTCCCCGCCTGCCATCTTCCCAGCGAGGGGGAATGA
- a CDS encoding 4Fe-4S dicluster domain-containing protein, which translates to MSHSVRIFESACKGCVNCLKSCPTEAIRVVDGSIRILSDLCIDCGECLRTCGKKALGLEEDDWDLIRSHTPGVLAVDPTFFAQFGAYWHPSMVIECLREWGLEMITSQAPKAFDLAAYAVASAVDTASREQLPLISTYCPSVVRLIQVRFPELLGRLVPVQNPLDIMGDLWRHETGRDDPITLLSPCPSKITLVRNPVSRSSSPFQHVVSVRKVTRQLLAAGPQVADNLPDPVNKRWLKWALRGGEARHVRAFASKPIVTLAVSGLRNTLDLLQDLELGRLAGVDFVECRICDLGCIGGIANAESRFLASLRLQPLPAPWEIEADEREELAAMYESGIWALEKPVPPRPRIPLSENLTEAMAKLKEMKAIYAELPHIDCGSCGRPSCNAMAEDIVRGEGEITDCIFKLRDEISDLANRIVLLSKSVPHTMKGRS; encoded by the coding sequence TTGTCTCACAGCGTAAGGATATTCGAATCCGCATGCAAGGGGTGCGTAAATTGCCTTAAATCCTGTCCCACCGAGGCCATCAGGGTGGTGGACGGTTCCATAAGGATTCTGTCCGATCTCTGCATAGACTGCGGGGAGTGCCTTAGGACCTGCGGCAAAAAGGCCCTTGGCCTTGAGGAGGATGACTGGGACCTCATAAGATCCCACACCCCAGGGGTTTTGGCGGTGGACCCAACGTTCTTCGCGCAGTTTGGGGCCTATTGGCACCCTTCCATGGTGATAGAGTGCCTTAGGGAGTGGGGCCTTGAGATGATAACCTCCCAGGCGCCGAAGGCCTTCGACCTGGCGGCCTATGCGGTGGCCTCCGCGGTGGACACCGCATCGAGGGAGCAGCTTCCACTCATATCAACATACTGCCCTTCGGTGGTAAGGCTCATCCAAGTTCGCTTTCCCGAGCTTTTGGGTAGACTGGTGCCGGTTCAAAACCCACTTGACATAATGGGGGACCTTTGGCGCCATGAGACCGGCAGGGACGACCCAATAACTCTGCTTTCCCCGTGTCCCTCGAAGATCACCCTGGTGAGGAATCCGGTGTCCCGTTCCTCCAGCCCCTTTCAGCACGTGGTTTCCGTGAGAAAGGTTACAAGGCAGCTCCTGGCGGCGGGTCCCCAGGTGGCGGACAACCTGCCGGATCCCGTTAACAAACGTTGGCTTAAATGGGCCCTGAGGGGAGGCGAGGCAAGGCACGTGAGGGCCTTTGCCTCCAAACCCATTGTCACGTTGGCGGTATCGGGGCTTAGAAATACCCTTGACCTCCTTCAGGACCTTGAACTGGGACGCCTTGCGGGGGTGGACTTCGTGGAGTGCCGCATATGCGACCTGGGCTGCATAGGCGGCATCGCCAACGCAGAGTCCCGCTTCCTGGCGAGCCTCCGGCTGCAGCCCCTGCCGGCTCCATGGGAGATAGAAGCCGACGAAAGGGAAGAGCTGGCGGCGATGTACGAAAGTGGCATATGGGCATTGGAGAAGCCCGTGCCCCCCCGCCCACGGATCCCACTTTCTGAAAACCTGACGGAGGCCATGGCCAAGCTGAAGGAGATGAAGGCCATATACGCCGAACTTCCCCACATAGACTGCGGATCCTGCGGCAGGCCCTCGTGCAATGCCATGGCGGAGGATATAGTAAGGGGCGAGGGGGAGATTACGGACTGCATATTTAAGCTAAGAGACGAGATATCCGACCTTGCAAATCGAATAGTCCTTCTCTCCAAGAGCGTGCCTCATACGATGAAAGGAAGGAGCTGA
- a CDS encoding PHP domain-containing protein, with amino-acid sequence MRVFNLDLHLHSVLSPCGDLEMGLGDIARRAMEIGLDGLALTDHNSCANVRGLLDAADALNTPLWVIPGCEVQTEEDIHVVALFEGVDAAMDFQDWLFERLGPVMNDPDVFGYQLVVDKDGNILDQVDKLLVQGVSADVDRVLQEIRARDGISILSHVDRPSFSYTAVLGPVPEDLDVDGIEISSRASEEQVRQLMASLPAGRFPFIRSSDAHNLSQMSIERCTKFLLEKPSFDELRLAFRGEGGRGIAEPWPFPLSLLAGE; translated from the coding sequence ATGAGGGTTTTCAACCTGGATCTTCACCTGCACTCAGTTCTGTCCCCCTGTGGCGACCTTGAGATGGGGTTAGGGGACATAGCCCGCAGGGCCATGGAGATTGGGCTTGACGGTCTGGCCCTTACGGATCACAACAGCTGTGCCAACGTAAGGGGCCTTCTGGACGCCGCGGATGCCCTTAATACGCCTCTTTGGGTCATCCCTGGCTGTGAGGTGCAGACCGAGGAGGATATACACGTGGTGGCCCTGTTTGAGGGAGTTGATGCCGCCATGGACTTTCAGGATTGGCTTTTTGAGCGTCTTGGTCCGGTGATGAACGATCCCGACGTGTTCGGTTACCAGTTGGTGGTGGACAAGGATGGGAACATACTCGATCAGGTTGATAAACTCCTTGTGCAGGGAGTTTCCGCCGATGTTGATAGGGTGCTCCAAGAGATTCGAGCTCGTGACGGAATCTCAATCCTGTCGCACGTGGACAGGCCGTCCTTTTCATACACCGCCGTTTTGGGGCCCGTGCCGGAGGACCTGGACGTGGACGGCATAGAGATATCCTCAAGGGCATCGGAAGAGCAGGTTCGACAGTTGATGGCCTCCCTGCCCGCCGGCAGGTTCCCCTTCATAAGGTCATCCGACGCCCATAACCTTTCCCAGATGTCAATTGAAAGGTGTACCAAGTTCCTTTTGGAGAAGCCATCCTTTGATGAACTAAGACTGGCGTTTCGCGGCGAGGGCGGCAGAGGGATCGCCGAGCCATGGCCCTTTCCTCTAAGTTTGCTTGCTGGAGAGTGA
- the radA gene encoding DNA repair protein RadA produces MPSNQSKPHGSKISSRYRCSSCDFVSLTMVGRCPSCGAWGTMEKEDVLPISSAAAEGPPPEAVTLDQVIPEKRILSGLEDLDLVLGGGWLPGGVVLLGGEPGVGKSTLLLQSCASVASSGRRVLYVSGEETASQIAMRARRLGLKGSENLKILVCQDVLRAVAAAEDFGCQFFVLDSVQALRHPEATGWPGSPNQVRAVAENVIGFAKHSMASAVMIGHITKQGAIAGPKALEHLVDVVLLFFGERSSRNRLLRAEKNRFGSTDELGIFEMGEGGLRAVLDPSALFWGDEDGVSGVAMGVPMEGSRPILSEIQALVSQSPFPYPKRASKGVELNRLQLMLAVMERRCGISLRSSDVYLNVAGGLTLQDPAVDLAVFMSLVSAAKDAPLDLRTCFIGEVGLAGEVRPVPRLANRIREAERFGCSRFFVSYKGAQEFRVDGIIPVRNVREAVDLVFR; encoded by the coding sequence ATGCCTTCCAATCAATCTAAGCCCCATGGCTCGAAGATATCATCCCGCTATCGGTGCTCTTCCTGTGATTTCGTAAGCCTCACCATGGTTGGGCGATGCCCGTCCTGTGGCGCCTGGGGCACCATGGAGAAGGAGGACGTCCTGCCGATATCATCCGCGGCGGCGGAAGGGCCCCCTCCCGAGGCGGTGACGTTGGATCAGGTGATTCCTGAAAAGAGGATATTAAGCGGCCTGGAGGATCTGGACCTGGTCCTTGGCGGCGGGTGGCTTCCCGGCGGGGTGGTGCTGCTGGGCGGCGAACCGGGGGTTGGCAAATCCACGCTGCTTCTTCAATCCTGCGCTTCCGTAGCTTCCTCCGGCAGGCGGGTTTTGTACGTCTCCGGCGAGGAGACCGCCTCCCAGATAGCCATGAGGGCAAGGCGCCTCGGGCTTAAGGGGTCCGAAAACCTCAAGATTCTGGTATGTCAGGATGTCCTAAGGGCGGTAGCGGCGGCGGAGGATTTTGGATGCCAGTTCTTCGTACTGGACAGCGTACAGGCCCTAAGGCACCCGGAGGCTACCGGTTGGCCCGGTTCCCCAAACCAGGTGAGGGCGGTTGCGGAGAACGTGATCGGATTTGCCAAGCACTCGATGGCATCGGCGGTGATGATAGGCCACATAACCAAACAGGGTGCCATAGCGGGCCCCAAGGCGCTGGAGCACCTGGTGGATGTGGTGCTCCTGTTCTTCGGGGAGAGGTCGTCTAGAAACAGGCTGCTTAGGGCGGAGAAAAATCGTTTTGGCAGCACCGACGAGCTAGGCATATTTGAGATGGGAGAAGGGGGCTTGCGGGCGGTGTTGGATCCCAGCGCCCTCTTCTGGGGCGACGAGGACGGGGTTTCGGGGGTTGCCATGGGGGTTCCCATGGAGGGCTCAAGGCCCATACTATCGGAGATTCAGGCCCTGGTCTCCCAGTCCCCCTTTCCCTACCCCAAGCGGGCCTCAAAGGGGGTTGAGCTCAACAGGCTTCAGCTCATGCTGGCGGTTATGGAGAGGCGTTGCGGCATCTCCTTAAGGTCCAGCGACGTTTACCTTAACGTGGCGGGGGGGCTTACCCTGCAGGATCCCGCCGTTGACCTGGCGGTTTTCATGTCCTTGGTAAGCGCCGCAAAGGACGCGCCCCTTGACCTTAGGACCTGTTTTATAGGCGAGGTTGGCCTTGCCGGTGAGGTAAGGCCTGTGCCGAGGCTGGCGAACAGGATCAGGGAGGCGGAGCGTTTCGGGTGCAGCCGATTTTTCGTAAGTTACAAGGGAGCTCAGGAATTCAGGGTAGATGGTATCATACCCGTAAGGAACGTAAGGGAAGCGGTGGATCTGGTGTTTCGGTGA
- a CDS encoding NfeD family protein: MEALPMGYPWWMWLILVGAVVLVAILSVRALRQKPSFGLEGMEGAQAVALTDLSPGGTVFCHGEIWKARSLAGRLPKGASVVVERVDGLVLLVRPIEEEGAEEERRGI, translated from the coding sequence TTGGAGGCATTGCCTATGGGCTACCCTTGGTGGATGTGGCTTATCTTGGTTGGGGCGGTGGTTTTGGTGGCCATCCTTTCCGTAAGGGCCCTCCGTCAGAAGCCTTCCTTCGGCCTTGAGGGCATGGAGGGGGCTCAGGCGGTGGCCCTGACGGACCTTTCTCCCGGGGGCACCGTGTTCTGCCACGGGGAGATTTGGAAGGCCCGGTCCCTGGCGGGAAGGTTACCAAAGGGGGCTTCAGTGGTGGTTGAGAGGGTCGATGGCCTGGTGCTTTTGGTGCGCCCCATTGAAGAAGAGGGGGCGGAGGAGGAGAGGAGGGGGATTTAA
- a CDS encoding slipin family protein: MFDLLWFILDMGGSIFGLLFIILVLTSSIKVVPEYQRAVVFRLGRLIKAKGPGLIVVIPFIDRVMKVDLRVVTLDVPVQEVITKDNVPIKVNAVVYFRVMDPSRSVVEVENHIMATSQLSQTTLRSVIGRSELDEVLSARDKINMELQQIIDERTDPWGIKVSAVEVKELELPEGMKRAMARQAEAERERRAKVIAAEGELQAARALSEAAGVMESSPITLQLRYLQTLREVASEKNSTTLFPLPIDLIRPFLEKKGS, encoded by the coding sequence ATGTTTGATTTGTTGTGGTTTATCCTGGACATGGGTGGGAGCATCTTTGGGCTGCTCTTCATCATTTTGGTTCTCACCTCCTCGATAAAGGTGGTGCCGGAGTATCAGCGGGCGGTGGTGTTCCGTCTTGGTCGGCTCATAAAGGCAAAGGGGCCGGGGCTGATCGTGGTCATCCCCTTCATAGACCGGGTGATGAAGGTGGACCTTAGGGTGGTAACCTTGGACGTCCCGGTTCAGGAGGTCATAACCAAGGATAACGTCCCCATAAAGGTTAACGCGGTGGTCTACTTCCGGGTCATGGACCCCTCCCGCTCGGTGGTTGAGGTGGAGAACCACATAATGGCCACCAGCCAGCTCTCTCAGACGACCTTGCGGTCCGTGATAGGTAGGTCCGAGCTGGATGAGGTGCTTTCCGCCAGGGACAAGATCAACATGGAGCTGCAGCAGATAATAGACGAGAGGACCGATCCGTGGGGAATAAAAGTGAGTGCCGTTGAGGTTAAGGAACTGGAGCTCCCAGAGGGCATGAAGAGGGCCATGGCGCGCCAGGCGGAGGCGGAGAGGGAGCGCCGCGCCAAGGTGATAGCCGCGGAAGGTGAGCTCCAGGCCGCCAGGGCGCTCTCTGAGGCCGCAGGGGTCATGGAGAGCTCCCCCATAACGCTCCAGCTCAGGTACCTTCAGACCCTGAGGGAGGTGGCCAGCGAGAAGAACTCCACCACCCTGTTCCCCCTCCCCATCGACCTTATAAGGCCTTTCCTGGAGAAGAAGGGGTCCTGA
- the leuS gene encoding leucine--tRNA ligase, protein MAYDFGTIEPKWQKAWEESGAFHVETGGDKPKFYCLEMFPYPSGALHMGHLRNYSIGDLMARFLRMRGYNVLYPIGFDAFGLPAENAALKFGVQPADWTWKNIEHMTSQLKRMGCSYDWRRRVETCNSDYYRWTQWLFLQFFKKGLAYRKEAPVNWCESCKTVLANEQVVDGGHCWRCGTTVTKRNLKQWFLRITDYAQELLDCLDSLTGWPERVRMMQRNWIGRSEGVRLSFKVDGTDLEIEAFTTRIDTIYGVTFVALAAENPLVRRLAELSPKGQEILDFAAKVMRQSEIERSSVGAEKEGFDTGFFAVSPVDGRRIPIWIANYILMDYGTGAIMGVPAHDQRDFEFARKYGIKVITVIRPVDGQIPDGNSMESAFEDDGIQCNSGEFDGLPTREAIPRMAQWFEDKGWGRREVNYRLRDWLISRQRYWGAPIPVVYCEHCGIVPVPEEELPVTLPMDVTVLEGGGSPLPEAAHWVNTKCPSCGGPARRETDTMDTFICSSWYFLRYTSPWSDDAPFRMEDVSYWMPVDQYIGGIEHACLHLIYARFFTKVCSDLGLLPPRVREPFTNLLTQGMVIKDGSKMSKSKGNVVDPDEIIRRYGADTARLFILFAAPPEKDLDWSDKGVEGAHRFLGRVFRLVEDNLEELKAAPKPMEVGSIEDKAVRDLKRLIHRTVEKVTRDIETEKQFNTAVASLMELSNALGSLKSRTPEARSVFREGVESLLLCLAPFTPHICEELWGMMGNGGMISLAPWPEVDEECLKLEDVTVVFQVNGKVREGIIVPAGLSREELQRVVMDDPRVVKRLEGKEVVKVIAVPDKLVNVVVKP, encoded by the coding sequence ATGGCTTACGATTTTGGCACCATAGAGCCCAAGTGGCAGAAGGCGTGGGAGGAGAGCGGTGCTTTTCACGTTGAGACCGGAGGGGATAAGCCGAAGTTCTACTGTCTTGAGATGTTCCCCTATCCAAGCGGGGCCCTTCACATGGGACACCTTAGGAACTACTCCATAGGGGACCTGATGGCCCGGTTCCTCAGGATGAGAGGCTATAACGTGCTGTATCCCATAGGATTCGACGCCTTCGGCCTCCCGGCGGAGAACGCGGCCCTTAAGTTCGGAGTTCAGCCTGCGGATTGGACCTGGAAGAACATAGAGCATATGACCAGCCAGCTGAAGCGGATGGGATGCAGCTATGACTGGCGCAGGCGGGTGGAGACCTGCAACTCTGACTATTACCGTTGGACCCAGTGGCTTTTCCTTCAGTTCTTCAAGAAGGGGCTTGCCTACCGAAAGGAGGCCCCGGTGAACTGGTGCGAGTCATGCAAGACCGTTCTGGCCAACGAGCAGGTGGTGGACGGAGGGCACTGTTGGCGGTGCGGAACTACGGTCACCAAGAGAAACCTGAAGCAGTGGTTCTTGAGGATAACCGACTATGCCCAGGAGCTGCTGGATTGTCTTGACTCCCTTACCGGTTGGCCGGAGAGGGTTCGGATGATGCAGCGAAATTGGATAGGCAGGTCCGAAGGGGTTCGTCTGAGCTTCAAGGTTGATGGCACGGACCTTGAGATAGAGGCCTTTACCACCCGGATAGATACCATCTATGGGGTCACCTTTGTGGCTTTGGCGGCGGAAAACCCGCTGGTAAGACGCCTTGCGGAGCTGTCCCCCAAGGGGCAGGAGATACTGGACTTTGCGGCTAAGGTAATGCGCCAGAGCGAGATAGAGAGGAGCTCCGTGGGGGCCGAGAAGGAAGGTTTCGACACCGGGTTCTTCGCCGTGAGCCCCGTTGACGGCCGCAGGATACCCATATGGATAGCCAACTACATCCTCATGGACTACGGGACCGGGGCGATCATGGGGGTTCCCGCCCATGACCAGAGGGATTTTGAGTTCGCCAGGAAGTACGGGATTAAGGTCATAACGGTTATAAGGCCGGTGGACGGTCAGATCCCCGACGGAAACTCCATGGAGTCCGCCTTCGAGGACGATGGCATCCAGTGCAACTCCGGTGAGTTCGACGGTCTTCCTACCAGGGAGGCCATTCCAAGGATGGCCCAGTGGTTTGAGGATAAGGGATGGGGACGCAGGGAGGTCAACTACCGTTTGAGGGATTGGCTCATATCCCGCCAGCGTTACTGGGGAGCCCCCATACCGGTGGTCTATTGTGAGCATTGTGGAATAGTCCCCGTGCCGGAGGAGGAGTTGCCAGTCACCCTTCCCATGGACGTAACGGTTCTGGAGGGAGGTGGTTCCCCGTTGCCAGAGGCCGCCCATTGGGTCAACACCAAGTGCCCCTCCTGCGGAGGACCTGCCAGACGCGAGACCGATACCATGGACACGTTCATATGCTCATCCTGGTACTTCCTCCGCTACACTTCCCCCTGGAGCGACGATGCCCCCTTTAGGATGGAGGACGTTTCCTACTGGATGCCGGTTGATCAATATATAGGTGGCATAGAGCACGCGTGCTTGCACCTCATATATGCAAGGTTCTTCACCAAGGTCTGCTCGGACCTCGGACTCTTGCCGCCCAGGGTGAGGGAGCCCTTTACCAACCTTCTGACCCAGGGAATGGTCATAAAGGACGGATCCAAGATGTCCAAGTCGAAGGGCAACGTGGTGGATCCCGACGAGATAATAAGGCGTTACGGGGCGGATACTGCAAGGCTCTTCATCCTCTTTGCCGCTCCTCCGGAGAAGGACCTCGACTGGTCCGACAAGGGAGTGGAAGGAGCTCACCGTTTCCTCGGCAGGGTCTTCCGCCTTGTGGAGGACAACCTGGAGGAGCTGAAGGCCGCGCCTAAACCTATGGAAGTGGGCTCCATAGAGGATAAGGCCGTGAGGGATCTTAAGCGCCTGATCCACAGGACGGTGGAGAAGGTTACAAGGGACATAGAGACCGAGAAACAGTTTAACACTGCGGTGGCAAGCCTTATGGAGCTGAGCAACGCGTTAGGATCTCTTAAGTCCCGTACACCGGAGGCCAGGAGCGTTTTCAGGGAAGGGGTTGAGTCCCTCTTGCTCTGCCTTGCCCCGTTTACACCCCACATATGCGAGGAGCTTTGGGGGATGATGGGCAATGGGGGGATGATATCCTTAGCCCCATGGCCCGAGGTTGACGAGGAATGTTTGAAACTTGAGGACGTCACCGTGGTGTTCCAGGTTAACGGAAAGGTTAGGGAGGGGATCATAGTTCCAGCTGGCCTTTCCAGGGAGGAGCTCCAGCGGGTCGTTATGGACGACCCGAGGGTGGTCAAGCGGCTGGAGGGCAAGGAGGTAGTGAAGGTAATAGCGGTGCCGGATAAGCTGGTCAATGTGGTGGTGAAGCCCTAG